A section of the Devosia rhizoryzae genome encodes:
- a CDS encoding DUF6527 family protein, giving the protein MRKIVARLLRALGVMKFDFLAETASTFPSDAGLAQGRLVVVRDGDVEKWACLTCPGGCGRTINLSLNPLRRPKWTVAIDFWRRPTLLPSVHQLNECGCHFWIKGGCIDWCQGGRPKDNSAMHGRH; this is encoded by the coding sequence ATGAGGAAGATCGTGGCAAGACTGCTCAGGGCCCTGGGCGTGATGAAATTCGATTTCCTGGCCGAGACGGCGTCGACCTTTCCGTCCGACGCTGGCCTCGCCCAAGGCAGACTCGTTGTCGTGCGCGATGGCGACGTTGAGAAATGGGCCTGCCTCACCTGCCCGGGCGGATGCGGTCGCACCATCAACCTGTCGCTGAACCCCTTACGACGTCCCAAATGGACCGTCGCCATCGACTTCTGGCGCAGGCCCACGCTGCTGCCCTCCGTCCATCAATTGAACGAATGCGGTTGCCACTTTTGGATCAAGGGTGGTTGCATCGATTGGTGCCAAGGCGGACGGCCAAAGGACAATAGCGCGATGCACGGGCGTCATTGA